The genomic DNA CGAGGTGGCCAAGGACGCCAACAAGGTTGAGATCCGCCAGGCCATCGAAGCCATCTTCGATGTGACGGTGGTCAAGGTGAACACGCTCAACGTGAAGCCGAAGCCGAAGCGCGTTCGCTACCAGCTGGGCAAGACCCGCACCTGGAAGAAGGCCATGGTCACGCTCAAGGAAGGCGACACCATCGAGCTGTTCGCGTAAGCGACGTTTCCACGTGCTGCCTCGGCGCCCCTGCAATCGCGGGGGCGCCTTTTTTGTTGGAGGAGGGTGCGAAAAGCGAACCGCGACGCCTTCTTTGACGTGCCGTATCGCCTTGGAGTCGTTACTTCACCACGCGGACGCGGCGGACGCCCTCGATGGCGCTCAGGCGCTCGATGGCGTCATCGGGATGCCCCGGAGTGCCGGCGTCCAGGTCGAGCATCGTGTAGGCGTTCTCGCCGCGGGCCTTGTTCATCATGTTCTCGATGTTCACGCCGGCATCGCCGAACACGTTCGTGATGCGAGCGATGGCGTTCGGGACGTTCGCGTGCA from Eggerthella lenta DSM 2243 includes the following:
- the rplW gene encoding 50S ribosomal protein L23, producing MKDPREVIIRPVITEHSYDQMEGNTFTFEVAKDANKVEIRQAIEAIFDVTVVKVNTLNVKPKPKRVRYQLGKTRTWKKAMVTLKEGDTIELFA